Proteins from one Bartonella sp. HY328 genomic window:
- a CDS encoding MFS transporter, which translates to MSNLENKSFALKALDGVNFFLADVRDGLGPYLSVYLLTVKGPSQGWNEATIGLLMTIAGLCGLLTLSPIGYIIDKVNAKRTLLIIAALIVTTGCLFLPFVSSFFIITLTQSFTTMAAGAFAPAIAGISLGIVGPRYFTRRIGRNEAFNHAGNFFSAALTAIGAPLLGPEVVFWLMAILTILSIISILFLPASSIDKKALQGIDESAGPPLEFKKILLVPSLLIFAFLMAIFHLANAAMLPTLGQYLSKLVGAEHATSLVALCAMAAQIVMIPIALLVAAKADLWGRKKFIIMAFFFLTLRGFLYPLWENVYWLFFVQLLDGVGAGILGAILPVVIADIMWGKGNYNSAQGVVAFIQGVGAALSTSLAGGIIVKFGYVEAFLTLGSIALIGLIIAYVFMPETKKNNGIE; encoded by the coding sequence TTGTCAAACTTAGAAAATAAGTCTTTTGCTTTAAAAGCGCTTGATGGAGTAAACTTCTTTCTAGCCGATGTGCGGGACGGGCTAGGCCCTTATCTTTCAGTTTATCTCTTAACCGTAAAAGGCCCCTCGCAAGGATGGAATGAGGCTACAATTGGTCTTCTCATGACAATTGCTGGACTATGCGGGCTCTTAACATTATCACCGATCGGCTATATTATTGATAAAGTAAATGCGAAACGTACTTTACTTATCATAGCGGCTTTAATCGTCACAACTGGATGTTTGTTTCTGCCGTTCGTTTCCTCGTTTTTTATCATAACGCTTACACAATCATTCACAACAATGGCAGCAGGTGCTTTTGCTCCAGCAATTGCGGGTATATCGCTTGGCATTGTTGGGCCAAGATATTTTACCCGAAGAATAGGCCGAAACGAAGCTTTTAATCATGCCGGCAATTTCTTTTCTGCCGCATTGACTGCTATTGGCGCTCCTCTTCTTGGACCTGAGGTTGTTTTTTGGCTTATGGCTATTTTAACAATATTATCCATTATTTCAATTTTATTTCTTCCAGCCTCTTCAATTGACAAAAAGGCTCTACAAGGCATTGATGAAAGTGCGGGACCGCCACTAGAATTTAAAAAAATATTACTTGTACCATCCTTATTAATTTTTGCCTTTTTAATGGCGATATTTCATTTGGCGAATGCTGCAATGCTACCAACTTTGGGGCAATATTTAAGTAAACTTGTTGGCGCAGAACATGCAACCTCTTTGGTTGCATTATGCGCCATGGCCGCACAAATTGTCATGATACCAATCGCTTTGCTTGTCGCTGCCAAAGCAGATCTATGGGGAAGAAAAAAATTTATAATTATGGCTTTTTTCTTTTTAACCCTAAGAGGATTTTTGTATCCATTATGGGAAAATGTCTATTGGCTATTTTTTGTACAACTTTTAGATGGCGTAGGCGCTGGAATTTTGGGGGCGATACTTCCAGTGGTTATCGCCGATATTATGTGGGGTAAAGGCAATTATAATTCAGCTCAAGGTGTTGTTGCTTTTATACAAGGCGTTGGTGCAGCTTTAAGTACAAGTTTGGCTGGCGGTATTATTGTAAAATTTGGCTATGTAGAAGCTTTTTTAACGCTTGGCTCAATTGCCTTGATAGGTCTCATTATCGCATATGTTTTTATGCCAGAAACAAAGAAAAACAATGGAATAGAATGA
- the odhB gene encoding 2-oxoglutarate dehydrogenase complex dihydrolipoyllysine-residue succinyltransferase, producing the protein MATEIRVPTLGESVTEATIGKWYKQPGESVSADEPLVELETDKVTVDVPAPASGKLGDILAKEGDTVEVGALLGTLIEGAEGSAPAAPKVEAAAPAPAAPAAPTVTPASSSTPPAPSAAKLMAENNLSASQVDGSGKRGQVLKGDVLDALSKPSAAASAPVVAAPRAASAPDDESREERVRMTKLRQTIAKRLKEVQNTAAMLTTFNEVDMSAVMELRKRYRDVFEKKHGVKLGFMGFFTKAVCHALKEVPAINAEIDGTDIIYKNYAHVGIAVGTDKGLVVPVVRDADQMSIAQIEKEIGRLGRLARDSKLGIADMRGGTFTITNGGIYGSLMSTPIINAPQSAILGMHAIKERPIAVNGQVVIRPMMYLAVSYDHRIVDGAEAVTFLVRIKESLEDPERLVLDL; encoded by the coding sequence ATGGCAACTGAAATTCGTGTTCCCACATTGGGTGAATCTGTTACCGAAGCAACAATCGGCAAATGGTATAAGCAACCTGGTGAATCAGTTAGCGCTGATGAGCCACTTGTTGAGCTTGAAACTGATAAGGTAACCGTTGACGTACCAGCTCCTGCAAGCGGCAAGCTTGGTGATATTTTGGCAAAAGAAGGCGACACTGTTGAAGTTGGTGCTTTGCTTGGTACTTTGATTGAAGGCGCAGAAGGTAGCGCACCTGCTGCTCCTAAGGTTGAAGCTGCAGCTCCTGCACCAGCCGCCCCAGCTGCTCCAACAGTTACGCCAGCTTCTTCATCTACTCCACCCGCACCATCGGCAGCTAAGCTTATGGCTGAAAATAACTTGTCAGCAAGCCAAGTTGATGGTTCAGGCAAGCGCGGTCAAGTGCTTAAGGGTGATGTTCTAGATGCATTGTCAAAGCCTAGCGCTGCTGCTAGTGCACCAGTTGTTGCCGCACCACGCGCAGCATCTGCGCCAGATGATGAATCACGTGAAGAACGTGTACGCATGACCAAATTGCGCCAAACAATTGCTAAGCGTTTGAAGGAAGTACAAAATACTGCGGCAATGCTTACCACTTTCAACGAAGTGGATATGAGCGCTGTTATGGAATTGCGTAAGCGTTACCGCGATGTATTTGAGAAAAAACATGGCGTTAAGCTTGGCTTTATGGGCTTCTTCACCAAGGCCGTTTGTCACGCCCTTAAGGAAGTTCCAGCAATCAATGCCGAAATTGATGGCACAGATATTATCTACAAAAACTATGCCCATGTCGGTATTGCAGTAGGTACTGATAAGGGTCTTGTTGTGCCTGTGGTACGCGATGCCGACCAAATGTCAATTGCACAAATTGAAAAAGAAATTGGTCGTCTTGGCCGTTTGGCACGCGATAGCAAGCTAGGTATTGCTGATATGCGCGGTGGCACATTTACCATCACCAATGGTGGTATTTACGGCTCACTCATGTCAACGCCAATCATCAATGCACCACAATCAGCAATTCTTGGTATGCATGCTATTAAAGAGCGTCCAATTGCGGTTAATGGCCAAGTGGTTATTCGTCCAATGATGTATTTGGCTGTTTCTTATGATCACCGTATTGTTGATGGTGCAGAAGCTGTGACATTCCTCGTACGCATTAAAGAAAGCCTAGAAGATCCAGAACGTTTGGTTCTTGACCTTTAA
- a CDS encoding 2-oxoglutarate dehydrogenase E1 component: MARQEQANDLLALTSFLDGGNADYIDQLYAQYEKDPGSVDPQWQEFFSTLHDDKNDVEKNAAGASWQRTNWPLKATGELVSALDGNWASVEQHMSDKLKSKSAAGSAKNEKGEAVAALTQEQLVNAARDSVRAIMMIRAYRMRGHLHAKLDPLQLAEPVEDYNELAPETYGFTKDDFNRKIFIDNVLGLEYATIPQMLEILNRTYCSTIGVEFMHISDPAQKAWIQERLEGPHKEIAFTPEGKKAILNKLIEAEGFEQFLDVKYKGTKRFGLDGGEALIPALEQIIKRGGAMGVQEITFGMAHRGRLNVLTQTLSKPHRAIFHEFKGGSYKPDDVAGSGDVKYHLGTSSDREFDGNKVHLSLLPNPSHLEIVDPVVIGKTRAKQDQLVGPTRTDLIPLSERAKVMPLLIHGDAAFAGQGVIQETFGLSGLKGYRVAGSIHVIINNQIGFTTNPRYSRSSPYPSDVAKMIEAPILHVNGDDPEAVVFAAKVVTEFRQIFHKPVVLDLFCYRRYGHNEGDEPSFTQPLMYKAIRGHKTTTQLYADRLIGEGLLTAEEFEAQRQKWRDKLEIEFEAGSTYKPNKADWLDGAWTGLRAADNADEQRRGATGVAVKTLKEIGSKLVEIPEGFQVHRTIQRFLDNRTKMIETGEGIDWATAEALAFGTLVTEGNPIRLSGEDVERGTFSQRHSVLYDQNTENRYIPLNHLQRGQAIYEPINSMLSEEAVLGFEYGYSLAEPRGLTLWEGQFGDFANGAQVVFDQFISSGESKWLRMSGLVCLLPHGYEGQGPEHSSARLERYLQLCAEDNMQVANCTTPANYFHILRRQMKRDFRKPLVLMTPKSLLRHKRAVSSLSELGPDTSFHRLLLDDAQYLKDQPIELQKDANIRRVVICSGKVYYDLYEEREKRGLNDVYLLRVEQIYPFPAKALVNVLSRFRNAEIVWCQEEPKNMGAWSFVEPYIEWVLAHIDAKYPRARYAGRSASASPATGLMSKHLEQLAAFLEDALV; this comes from the coding sequence ATGGCAAGGCAAGAACAGGCAAATGATCTTTTGGCCCTTACCTCTTTTCTAGATGGTGGTAATGCTGATTACATTGATCAGCTTTATGCACAATATGAAAAAGACCCGGGTTCAGTTGATCCTCAATGGCAAGAATTTTTTAGCACTCTTCATGATGATAAAAATGATGTCGAGAAAAATGCAGCAGGCGCTTCATGGCAGCGGACGAACTGGCCGCTTAAAGCGACAGGCGAGCTTGTTTCAGCACTTGACGGTAATTGGGCCAGTGTTGAGCAACATATGAGCGATAAGCTCAAGAGTAAATCTGCCGCAGGTAGCGCCAAAAATGAAAAAGGCGAAGCCGTTGCAGCTTTAACGCAAGAACAATTAGTCAATGCCGCGCGTGACAGCGTGCGTGCTATCATGATGATCCGTGCTTATCGCATGCGTGGCCATCTCCATGCCAAGCTTGATCCATTGCAACTTGCCGAGCCGGTTGAAGATTATAATGAACTTGCACCTGAAACTTATGGTTTCACCAAAGACGATTTTAATCGCAAGATTTTTATCGATAATGTTTTAGGTCTTGAATATGCAACCATTCCACAAATGTTGGAAATTTTGAATCGCACCTATTGCTCGACCATTGGTGTAGAGTTCATGCATATTTCTGATCCTGCTCAAAAAGCATGGATTCAAGAACGCCTTGAAGGCCCTCACAAGGAAATCGCCTTTACGCCTGAAGGTAAAAAGGCAATCTTAAACAAGCTCATCGAAGCTGAAGGCTTTGAGCAATTCCTTGATGTGAAATATAAAGGGACTAAGCGCTTCGGCCTTGATGGCGGTGAAGCTCTTATCCCAGCTCTTGAACAAATCATCAAGCGCGGCGGCGCTATGGGCGTTCAAGAAATCACCTTTGGTATGGCGCATCGTGGTCGTTTGAATGTTTTGACCCAAACCTTGTCAAAGCCACATCGCGCTATTTTCCACGAATTTAAGGGCGGTTCTTATAAGCCAGATGATGTTGCAGGCTCAGGCGATGTGAAATATCACCTTGGTACCTCATCAGACCGCGAATTTGATGGCAATAAAGTGCATTTGTCACTTTTGCCTAATCCATCTCATTTGGAAATTGTTGATCCTGTCGTTATTGGTAAAACCCGCGCCAAGCAAGATCAATTAGTAGGCCCAACCCGTACCGATCTAATTCCATTGAGTGAGAGAGCAAAAGTTATGCCTCTTCTCATTCATGGTGATGCAGCTTTTGCTGGTCAAGGTGTTATCCAAGAAACATTCGGCCTTTCAGGTTTGAAAGGTTATCGTGTTGCTGGTTCAATCCACGTTATCATTAATAACCAGATTGGCTTTACCACTAATCCTCGTTACTCACGTTCTTCGCCATATCCATCAGATGTTGCAAAGATGATCGAGGCGCCAATTCTACACGTTAATGGTGACGATCCAGAAGCTGTGGTTTTTGCGGCTAAAGTGGTTACTGAATTTAGACAGATTTTCCATAAGCCTGTCGTCTTAGATTTGTTCTGCTATCGCCGTTACGGCCATAATGAAGGTGATGAACCATCATTCACACAGCCATTAATGTATAAGGCAATTCGCGGCCATAAAACCACAACTCAGCTTTATGCCGACCGCCTAATCGGCGAAGGTTTGTTGACAGCTGAAGAATTTGAAGCCCAACGTCAAAAATGGCGTGATAAGCTTGAAATCGAATTTGAAGCAGGTTCTACCTATAAGCCTAATAAAGCCGATTGGCTTGATGGTGCTTGGACAGGACTACGTGCTGCTGATAATGCTGATGAACAGCGTCGCGGTGCAACCGGCGTTGCGGTAAAAACCTTGAAAGAAATCGGCAGCAAGCTTGTTGAAATTCCAGAAGGTTTTCAAGTTCACCGCACCATTCAACGCTTCCTTGATAATCGCACTAAGATGATTGAAACAGGCGAAGGTATTGATTGGGCAACTGCTGAAGCTTTGGCATTTGGTACTTTGGTAACCGAAGGTAATCCAATCCGTCTTTCGGGTGAAGATGTTGAACGTGGCACATTCTCCCAGCGTCATTCGGTTTTATATGACCAAAATACTGAAAATCGCTACATCCCGCTTAATCATTTGCAAAGAGGCCAAGCTATTTATGAGCCGATTAACTCCATGTTATCGGAAGAAGCAGTTTTGGGCTTTGAATATGGCTACTCGCTTGCTGAGCCACGTGGCTTAACCCTTTGGGAAGGTCAATTTGGCGATTTTGCTAATGGCGCGCAGGTTGTGTTCGACCAATTTATTTCTTCTGGTGAGAGTAAATGGTTAAGAATGTCTGGTCTTGTTTGCTTGCTCCCCCATGGCTATGAAGGCCAAGGCCCTGAGCATTCATCTGCCCGTCTTGAGCGTTATTTGCAACTTTGTGCTGAAGATAATATGCAGGTTGCCAATTGTACAACACCTGCCAATTACTTCCACATTTTACGCCGCCAAATGAAGCGTGATTTCCGCAAGCCATTAGTGCTTATGACACCTAAATCATTGTTGCGCCATAAGCGTGCTGTTTCAAGCCTAAGCGAACTTGGTCCAGATACTAGCTTCCACCGCTTATTGCTTGATGATGCGCAATATTTGAAAGATCAACCAATCGAATTGCAAAAGGATGCTAATATCCGCCGCGTGGTGATTTGTTCAGGTAAGGTTTATTATGACCTTTATGAAGAACGCGAAAAGCGCGGCCTTAACGATGTTTACTTGCTTCGCGTCGAACAGATCTATCCGTTCCCTGCAAAAGCCTTGGTAAATGTCTTATCACGCTTCCGCAACGCTGAGATTGTTTGGTGCCAAGAAGAACCTAAAAATATGGGGGCTTGGTCATTTGTTGAGCCTTATATTGAATGGGTACTTGCTCATATTGATGCAAAATATCCGCGTGCTCGTTATGCCGGCCGTTCTGCCTCTGCTTCACCAGCAACGGGCTTAATGTCGAAACACCTTGAACAACTTGCAGCCTTCCTTGAGGATGCGCTTGTTTAA
- the sucD gene encoding succinate--CoA ligase subunit alpha, translated as MSILVTRDTKVLVQGLTGKTGTFHTEQALAYHGTQMVGGIHPKKGGEVWTATSGQELPIFTSVAEGKEKTGADASVIYVPPAGAADAIIEAIEAEIGLIVCITEGIPVLDMVRVKARLDKSKSRLLGPNCPGVLTPDQCKIGIMPGSIFQKGSVGVVSRSGTLTYEAVFQTSQEGLGQTTAVGIGGDPVKGTEFIDMLEMFLADDETKSIVMIGEIGGSAEEDAAQFLKDEAKKGRKKPMVGFIAGRTAPPGRTMGHAGAVISGGKGGAEDKIAAMESAGIKITDSPARIGKTLADLLKG; from the coding sequence ATGTCCATTCTTGTTACAAGAGACACCAAAGTTCTCGTTCAAGGTCTCACCGGTAAAACTGGTACATTCCACACCGAACAAGCCCTTGCTTATCATGGCACCCAGATGGTTGGCGGTATTCACCCTAAAAAGGGTGGTGAAGTTTGGACTGCAACGAGCGGTCAAGAATTGCCAATCTTCACCAGTGTTGCTGAAGGTAAAGAAAAAACTGGTGCTGATGCATCAGTAATCTATGTGCCACCAGCAGGTGCTGCTGATGCAATTATCGAAGCGATTGAAGCTGAAATTGGCTTGATCGTCTGTATTACTGAAGGCATTCCTGTTCTTGACATGGTACGGGTTAAAGCCCGTCTTGATAAGTCAAAATCACGCCTTCTTGGACCTAACTGCCCAGGCGTTTTAACTCCTGATCAGTGCAAGATCGGCATTATGCCTGGTTCAATCTTCCAAAAAGGTTCCGTTGGCGTTGTTTCGCGCTCAGGTACCCTTACCTATGAAGCTGTTTTCCAAACTTCGCAAGAAGGCCTTGGCCAAACAACTGCTGTTGGTATTGGTGGTGATCCAGTTAAGGGCACCGAATTCATCGATATGCTTGAAATGTTCCTAGCTGATGATGAAACCAAGTCAATCGTGATGATTGGTGAAATTGGTGGTAGCGCTGAAGAAGATGCCGCACAATTCCTTAAGGATGAAGCTAAAAAAGGCCGTAAAAAGCCTATGGTCGGCTTTATTGCAGGACGCACAGCACCTCCAGGACGCACCATGGGTCATGCCGGTGCGGTTATTTCTGGCGGTAAAGGCGGCGCTGAAGACAAGATTGCTGCAATGGAATCTGCAGGTATTAAAATTACAGATTCACCAGCACGCATTGGTAAAACCTTGGCAGATTTGCTTAAGGGCTAA
- the sucC gene encoding ADP-forming succinate--CoA ligase subunit beta: protein MDIHEYQAKRLLHEYGAPIANGVAVYSAEQAEEWAKKLPGPLYVVKSQIHAGGRGKGKFKELGPDAKGGVRLAHSIEEVVSNVKEMLGNTLVTKQTGPAGKQVNRLYIEDGADISRELYLSILVDRTVGQVAFVVSTEGGMDIEAVAEETPEKIVTVAINPDTGVTADDANKLADALKLEGDAREDGIKLFPILYKAFTEKDMSLLEINPLIVMTDGHVRVLDAKVSFDNNALFRHADILALRDTTEEDPKEIEASKYDLAYVALDGNIGCMVNGAGLAMATMDIIKLYGAEPANFLDVGGGASKEKVTAAFKIITTDPNVKGILVNIFGGIMRCDIIAEGVCAAVKEVGLQVPLVVRLEGTNVEAGKKIINESGLNVISADDLDDAAQKIVAAVKGA, encoded by the coding sequence ATGGATATCCATGAATATCAGGCCAAACGGCTTCTTCATGAATATGGTGCGCCTATTGCCAATGGTGTTGCTGTTTATTCTGCTGAGCAGGCTGAAGAATGGGCAAAGAAATTGCCTGGGCCGCTTTACGTTGTAAAAAGCCAGATCCATGCTGGTGGCCGCGGTAAAGGTAAATTCAAGGAATTAGGGCCTGATGCCAAGGGTGGCGTACGCCTTGCCCATTCCATTGAAGAAGTGGTTAGCAATGTCAAGGAAATGCTTGGCAATACGCTTGTTACCAAGCAGACAGGTCCTGCTGGTAAGCAGGTAAACCGCCTTTACATCGAAGACGGCGCTGACATTTCACGCGAACTTTATTTGTCTATTTTGGTTGATCGTACCGTTGGCCAAGTGGCCTTTGTTGTTTCAACTGAAGGTGGCATGGATATTGAAGCCGTTGCTGAAGAAACACCTGAAAAGATTGTCACTGTTGCGATTAATCCAGATACAGGCGTAACAGCAGATGATGCTAACAAGCTTGCTGATGCGTTGAAGCTTGAAGGTGATGCACGTGAAGATGGGATTAAACTTTTCCCAATTCTTTATAAAGCCTTCACTGAAAAAGACATGAGTCTTTTGGAAATCAATCCACTTATCGTTATGACCGATGGTCATGTACGTGTGCTTGATGCCAAGGTTTCCTTTGATAATAATGCTTTGTTCCGTCATGCTGATATTCTAGCCTTGCGTGATACAACTGAAGAAGATCCAAAGGAAATTGAAGCATCGAAATATGACCTTGCTTATGTTGCTCTTGATGGCAATATTGGCTGCATGGTCAATGGTGCCGGCCTTGCTATGGCAACCATGGATATTATCAAGCTTTATGGTGCAGAACCTGCAAACTTCTTAGATGTTGGCGGCGGCGCTTCAAAAGAAAAAGTAACAGCAGCCTTTAAGATCATTACAACTGATCCAAATGTAAAAGGTATTTTGGTTAATATTTTCGGCGGGATTATGCGCTGTGATATTATTGCAGAAGGCGTTTGCGCTGCAGTGAAAGAAGTTGGTTTGCAAGTGCCACTCGTTGTGCGCCTTGAAGGTACCAATGTTGAAGCCGGCAAGAAAATTATCAATGAAAGTGGCTTGAACGTTATTTCTGCCGATGATCTTGATGACGCAGCTCAAAAAATTGTTGCTGCGGTGAAGGGAGCCTAA
- the mdh gene encoding malate dehydrogenase — MARNKIALIGSGMIGGTLAHMIGLKELGDVVLFDIAEGVPQGKGLDIAESSPVDGFDAHFKGANDYAAIEGADVVIVTAGVPRKPGMSRDDLLGINLKVMEQVGAGIKQYAPNAFVICITNPLDAMVWALQKFSGLPANKVVGMAGVLDSSRFRYFLAEEFNVSVEDVTAFVLGGHGDSMVPLARYSTVAGIPLPDLVKMGWTTQEKLDQIIQRTRDGGAEIVALLKTGSAFYAPAASAIAMAESYLKDKKRVLPVAAHLSGQYGLDDVYVGVPVVLGAGGVERVIEIELNSEDKQAFDKSVNAVKGLCEACATIAPSLK, encoded by the coding sequence ATGGCACGCAATAAAATCGCATTAATCGGATCAGGTATGATTGGTGGCACACTTGCCCATATGATCGGCCTAAAGGAACTTGGTGACGTTGTTCTTTTTGATATTGCAGAAGGTGTTCCGCAGGGAAAAGGACTTGATATCGCAGAATCCTCACCGGTTGATGGTTTTGACGCACATTTCAAGGGCGCAAATGATTATGCTGCTATTGAGGGTGCCGATGTTGTTATCGTAACCGCTGGCGTTCCTCGTAAGCCTGGTATGAGCCGCGATGACCTTCTTGGTATCAATCTTAAAGTTATGGAACAAGTCGGTGCCGGCATTAAGCAATATGCACCAAATGCATTTGTTATTTGTATTACAAATCCGCTAGATGCGATGGTTTGGGCATTGCAAAAATTCTCTGGCCTTCCAGCTAATAAGGTTGTTGGTATGGCGGGTGTTCTTGATTCTTCGCGCTTCCGTTATTTCTTGGCAGAAGAATTTAACGTGTCGGTCGAAGATGTAACTGCATTCGTTCTTGGCGGTCATGGTGATTCTATGGTGCCGCTTGCGCGCTATTCAACCGTTGCCGGTATTCCTTTGCCTGATCTTGTTAAAATGGGTTGGACAACTCAAGAAAAACTTGATCAGATCATTCAGCGCACCCGTGATGGTGGCGCCGAAATCGTTGCGCTTTTAAAGACTGGCTCAGCCTTTTATGCTCCAGCTGCATCAGCAATTGCTATGGCTGAATCATATCTTAAAGACAAAAAACGCGTTCTTCCAGTTGCTGCACATCTTTCTGGCCAATATGGGCTTGATGATGTTTATGTTGGCGTACCAGTAGTTCTAGGTGCTGGCGGCGTTGAACGCGTCATTGAAATTGAGCTTAACAGCGAAGACAAGCAAGCATTTGACAAGTCTGTTAACGCGGTTAAGGGGCTTTGTGAAGCCTGTGCAACCATTGCACCTAGCTTAAAATAA
- the ubiG gene encoding bifunctional 2-polyprenyl-6-hydroxyphenol methylase/3-demethylubiquinol 3-O-methyltransferase UbiG → MAEAARTTIDETEVERFSRIAAEWWNPEGKFRPLHKFNPTRLAYIKEKLCLAFDRDPLAALPLEGLRILDIGCGGGLLCEPLARLGAYVVGADASATNIEVAKIHAEQSGVKVDYRATTAEDLAAAGEKFDCVLNMEVVEHVADVTLFMEACSTMVKPQGLMFVATINRTLKAWALVIIGAEYVLRWLPKGTHSYDKFLRPEELKKHLGCNGLSVIDELGISYNPIKDSWNRSRDMDANYMLLARRLK, encoded by the coding sequence ATGGCAGAGGCTGCCCGTACAACTATTGACGAAACGGAAGTTGAGCGTTTTTCGCGTATTGCGGCCGAGTGGTGGAACCCTGAAGGCAAGTTTCGCCCTTTACATAAATTCAACCCGACACGTCTTGCCTATATAAAGGAAAAGCTTTGCTTAGCATTTGATCGTGATCCTTTGGCGGCCCTACCATTAGAGGGGTTGCGCATTTTAGATATTGGTTGCGGTGGAGGACTGTTATGCGAGCCTTTAGCACGTCTTGGTGCTTATGTTGTCGGGGCGGATGCTTCTGCAACAAATATTGAGGTCGCTAAAATTCATGCCGAGCAAAGTGGTGTCAAGGTTGATTATAGAGCGACAACAGCAGAGGATTTAGCCGCAGCCGGTGAAAAATTTGACTGTGTTTTGAATATGGAAGTAGTCGAACATGTAGCCGATGTAACTTTGTTCATGGAAGCCTGCTCTACCATGGTAAAGCCGCAGGGGCTGATGTTTGTTGCAACGATAAATCGCACCCTAAAAGCTTGGGCTCTGGTTATTATTGGTGCAGAATATGTATTACGCTGGCTACCAAAAGGCACGCATAGCTATGATAAGTTTTTGCGCCCCGAAGAGCTTAAAAAGCATCTTGGCTGCAACGGACTATCGGTTATTGACGAGCTAGGAATTTCTTATAATCCAATAAAAGATAGCTGGAATCGTTCACGAGATATGGACGCCAATTATATGCTTTTAGCGCGGCGTTTAAAGTAG
- a CDS encoding group III truncated hemoglobin: MTQTSAVDEALIETVVRNFYDRVRADELLGPIFEEKIKNWEPHLQQMFAFWSAVMLHSGRYEGRPMPKHVVLDIDAQHFDHWLDIFRQTVDDLCLPNDAEIFKQKAGHIAKSLEMGVAHFNGASTMNGERYYRNKN; encoded by the coding sequence ATGACGCAGACCAGTGCAGTTGATGAAGCATTGATTGAAACCGTTGTGCGAAATTTCTACGATCGGGTGCGGGCAGATGAATTATTAGGGCCTATTTTTGAAGAAAAAATCAAAAATTGGGAACCGCATTTACAGCAAATGTTTGCTTTCTGGTCGGCGGTTATGCTGCATAGTGGCCGCTATGAAGGACGGCCAATGCCTAAACATGTAGTTCTTGATATTGATGCCCAGCATTTTGACCATTGGCTTGATATTTTTAGGCAAACGGTCGATGATCTATGCCTACCTAATGATGCTGAAATCTTCAAACAAAAAGCAGGTCACATAGCTAAAAGCCTTGAAATGGGAGTTGCCCATTTCAATGGCGCTTCCACCATGAATGGTGAACGCTATTACCGCAATAAAAACTAA
- a CDS encoding L,D-transpeptidase, whose amino-acid sequence MKRRKCNLKHRFLHNVDVRPSPMGKNRAILRAGRFSFQCAIGKNGMTALKRESDGKTPIAKMRIIKGYQKPTRRILPICLVPIKKVRKNDGWCDAVNDRNYNRPVKLPYPASCETMLRQDCLYNVGFILDYNLRPRRQNCGSAIFFHLAKPNYSGTQGCIALSERDMLRLLPFLSTKTRLNILVS is encoded by the coding sequence ATGAAACGACGAAAATGCAATTTAAAACACCGTTTTTTGCACAATGTTGACGTGCGTCCAAGCCCAATGGGTAAAAATAGAGCAATTTTACGTGCCGGTAGATTTAGTTTTCAATGCGCTATCGGTAAAAATGGCATGACAGCCTTAAAGCGCGAGAGTGATGGAAAAACACCCATTGCAAAAATGCGCATTATTAAAGGCTATCAAAAACCAACAAGGCGTATATTGCCAATATGTCTTGTGCCTATTAAAAAAGTTCGAAAAAATGATGGCTGGTGCGATGCGGTTAATGACCGTAATTATAACCGCCCGGTTAAATTGCCCTATCCTGCAAGTTGTGAAACCATGCTGCGCCAAGACTGTCTTTATAATGTTGGTTTCATTCTGGACTACAATTTGCGACCACGCCGCCAAAATTGTGGCAGTGCGATATTTTTTCATTTGGCAAAACCAAATTATTCTGGAACCCAAGGTTGCATCGCTCTGAGCGAGCGTGACATGCTGCGCCTTTTGCCATTTTTATCAACAAAAACAAGGTTGAATATCTTGGTTAGCTAA